The proteins below come from a single Limnobaculum xujianqingii genomic window:
- a CDS encoding prepilin-type N-terminal cleavage/methylation domain-containing protein: protein MLPLKMSRQGGFSLLEVLISMLLFSITIMGLLRYQQVLLAQFNFYTDSQYAWRLAAQALDIYPETIEQEPRLKSGQWHLNIQTSSMGDGCLKIIAQVIISATQGVELEKWQCDEQGNQ, encoded by the coding sequence ATGCTCCCCTTAAAGATGTCGCGACAGGGTGGATTCAGCCTGTTGGAAGTCCTTATCTCAATGTTACTGTTTTCCATTACCATTATGGGGCTGTTACGTTATCAACAGGTATTATTGGCCCAATTCAATTTTTATACCGATAGCCAATATGCATGGCGATTGGCAGCTCAGGCGTTAGATATCTACCCTGAGACCATTGAGCAGGAACCCAGACTTAAATCAGGGCAGTGGCATCTGAACATTCAGACTAGTTCTATGGGAGATGGCTGTCTGAAAATTATAGCGCAGGTGATTATATCGGCAACGCAAGGGGTTGAACTGGAGAAGTGGCAATGTGATGAGCAAGGAAATCAATAG
- a CDS encoding NADH:flavin oxidoreductase/NADH oxidase: MSQLFTPIKLGPVVLPNRIVIAPMCQYSAIEGKATEWHTIHLGQLAFSGSGLLIVEATAVEPEGRISPGDLGLWNDETEQALATTIQAVKKYSAMPLGIQLAHAGRKASMPAPWQPGPAVTPENGGWQPVAPSAIPFDKHSAQPKELTQERIASIIASFAHSAKRADKLGFEVIEIHAAHGYLLHEFLSPISNHREDEYGGSLENRMRLTLEVFSAIRKVLPENKAVGVRISASDWVENGWDLPQSLILCHKLKELGCDYIHVSSGGLSAQQHIPLSPNYQVPFARKIKAEVGMPTIAVGLITEPEQAEAIIATGEADMVALARGILYNPHWPWHAAAALGAQVSVPKQYWRSQPHRVKRLFTED; this comes from the coding sequence ATGAGCCAGTTATTTACCCCCATTAAGCTGGGGCCCGTTGTATTGCCGAACCGTATTGTTATTGCACCCATGTGCCAATATTCCGCCATAGAAGGTAAAGCAACGGAATGGCATACCATTCATCTTGGTCAGTTAGCCTTCTCCGGTTCAGGATTATTGATTGTTGAAGCCACCGCGGTTGAACCGGAAGGTCGTATATCTCCCGGAGATCTGGGGCTATGGAACGATGAAACAGAACAGGCATTAGCCACCACCATACAGGCAGTGAAGAAGTATTCTGCTATGCCATTAGGTATCCAGCTTGCCCATGCGGGTCGAAAAGCATCAATGCCGGCTCCATGGCAACCGGGCCCGGCAGTAACACCAGAAAATGGAGGCTGGCAGCCGGTAGCTCCTTCAGCTATTCCATTTGACAAACATTCTGCACAACCAAAAGAGCTGACTCAGGAACGTATCGCATCAATTATTGCTTCATTTGCCCACTCGGCTAAACGGGCTGATAAACTGGGATTTGAAGTCATCGAAATCCATGCCGCCCACGGCTATCTGTTGCATGAGTTTTTATCTCCCATTTCAAACCATCGTGAAGATGAGTACGGCGGCTCACTGGAAAATCGTATGCGTCTGACGCTTGAGGTTTTCTCGGCGATTCGTAAGGTATTGCCAGAGAATAAAGCCGTTGGCGTGCGGATTTCTGCCAGCGACTGGGTGGAAAATGGCTGGGATCTACCTCAGTCACTAATCCTTTGCCATAAACTGAAAGAACTGGGCTGCGACTATATTCATGTATCCAGTGGTGGTCTGTCAGCCCAGCAACATATTCCTCTCAGCCCTAACTATCAGGTTCCCTTTGCCCGTAAAATTAAAGCTGAGGTAGGAATGCCTACTATTGCCGTAGGTCTGATTACTGAACCTGAACAGGCTGAAGCTATTATTGCCACAGGTGAAGCGGATATGGTCGCTCTGGCCAGAGGTATTTTATATAACCCTCACTGGCCATGGCATGCTGCTGCGGCACTTGGCGCACAGGTTAGCGTACCAAAGCAGTATTGGCGTTCACAGCCTCATCGGGTCAAGAGACTGTTTACTGAGGATTAA
- a CDS encoding YgdB family protein, with protein sequence MLRSRICLIRSQQGYSTIVMVMLLMLFGTLMLKGQSEQLLIQVKIYADERRYFRAYHQALSSLSWALSQRWAGLSSEWQCRKAENHQLSSCIRQLNDTDTLVRGEGRMGNNQPPLVLFQLAGRFGGQLSPEGIKLQPFSRGKIDFCPLKVPAECSP encoded by the coding sequence ATGCTGAGGAGTCGAATCTGTTTAATACGTAGTCAGCAAGGGTATAGCACCATTGTTATGGTCATGTTGTTGATGTTATTTGGTACCTTAATGCTTAAAGGGCAGAGTGAACAGTTGCTGATTCAGGTAAAGATTTATGCGGATGAGCGGCGTTATTTTCGTGCCTATCATCAGGCACTCTCTTCACTTTCCTGGGCGTTATCTCAGCGTTGGGCAGGGCTAAGCAGTGAGTGGCAATGTCGAAAAGCAGAAAATCATCAACTCTCATCCTGTATTCGCCAACTTAATGATACTGACACTCTTGTTCGGGGAGAGGGGCGCATGGGAAATAACCAGCCACCACTGGTACTGTTTCAGTTAGCTGGCAGGTTTGGCGGCCAACTTTCTCCCGAAGGTATAAAGCTACAACCATTCTCGCGTGGGAAAATAGATTTTTGCCCACTCAAGGTGCCCGCAGAATGCTCCCCTTAA